Below is a genomic region from Helianthus annuus cultivar XRQ/B chromosome 2, HanXRQr2.0-SUNRISE, whole genome shotgun sequence.
GAAAtcatcaaaagaaatattttagAACCCCGATCATTCGGAATCAATATTTTATTGGAGTTATTATCACATGATTACAAACAAAGGACAATCATGTCATTAGCATTCAATGAATTAGCTATAAACTAAAACGTTCATTGCAAGTTAACCTagcagaatttttttttttttgaaagctTCACTTCATTAAAAAACAAAACACGGAAAATCTCCAAGGAGGAGATAACCGAATCAAACAAAATTACATAACCTCAAAATTGAAGGTATACCAACCCTTCCAGTCAATCCCCATACCTTTACCTCTACTTTTATACCACAAAAAACTCAACCCTTTGACTTCGGATACAATTTGACTCACATTCGTACTAGCATTGGAGAACACTTTTTCATTACGGGCCTTCCAAATCCGCCAACAAGCCAAGATGAATATACCATATAGAATATCCTTCTTAGCCTTCGAAATACCCACTTGATTAACTACCCTTGGAACATCTTTGATAGAGAACAAATACATCGGAGGAATGTTACACCAACTAGCAATCCCACTCCAAACTCCATTCGCGACTCTACAAGCCGTAAACATATGATCCACCGATTCCTCATAATCGTCACATAACCCGCTTAAAATGTCATAAGTAAATATATTCCTCCTACGAAGAGCGCATTTGGTCGGAATCCTCTCTAATGTAGCCCGCCACATAAAAATATTACACTTGTTCGGAATCCATTTGCACCAAACATACGGATTAATCACCTCATCGGATCCCCCACTTTTCAACCAAGATTTCACATCTTTAACCGAATACTCCTTCAAGTCGCCCGCATCCCAAACCCATTGATCTTCATTATTGGATAAACGAGCACTTATAATCTTCCTATGACACTCCACACACTCGGACATCTCCTGTTCTGTAGCCGGATAGCGTTTCCAATCCCAAGTAATCCGCTCGGCATCATTCCTTTCCCCTAGTTTATCCGCAACTACACACCATCGGTTTTTCTCTAGCCGAAAAAGATTCGGGAACATCTTCATAAGAGGCAATCGGTCAATCCAAGGGTCAATCCAAAACCTTGTCTTTTTGCCATTTCCCAATTTACTTTTTATCATCCCAATCAAATCGGTATCACCCACTTTCAACTTATAACCACACATCACATCTTCTAGCCGAACCATGAATAGCATCAACCACCTTCCTCCAAAGAGCCTCACTTTCTGTACGATAGCGCCATAACCATTTACAAATCAAAGCGTTATTACTCACTTCAAGTTTATTAATACCCAAGCCCGCTTCCTTCTTCGATTTAGTGACCACCTCCCACCCCACCCAATGAGTTTTATTCACCTCCACATTACCTCCCCAAAGAAACTTCTTAATTAAAGATTCAAGTTTTTTGATGACTGCGACTGGAGCTTTATATAATGAGAAGAAATATGTCGGCAAACTCTCCAACACAGATTTAATAAGAGTGACTCTACCACCAATAGATAACACATTAGCCTTCCACCTGGATAAACGATTCTGAAACACTTTCAACACAGGTTCCCAATTATTGATCCGACCCATATTGGCACCCACTTGGATTCCCAAATACGTAAACGGAGTAGACCCCGATTTACACCCCAATTCCTCTGCTTTCGCACTCACATCCTCTATCCTCTTCCCCACCCCAAAAAGCGTAGACTTGTGAATATTAATTCGCAAGCCCGAACACAAATGGAATATCCGCAATAGCCTCCTCAAAACTTTAAAATTGGAGTCAGACCACTCACCTATTACCATGGCATCATCTGCATATAGCAGATGAGAAATAATAGGTCCTTCGTTAGAAAGGACCACCCCCTTAAAAGCCCCAACATCACACGCTTTGTTAATCAGGCCAGAGAGCGCctccataataataataaacaaaaacgGAGAAATGGGATCCCCTTGTCGAATACCTTTACCACAGTTAAATTCAAACGTAGGAGAACCATTAACCAAAAAGGAAGAACGGGTCGAGGAAACCACCCCATAAATCCACTTACACCACACTTACGGGAACTTCATCTGACGCATCACCATCATAAGAAAGCCCCAATTGACGTTATCATATGCTTTCTCGAAgtcaattttaaacaaaaaaatttCTTTCCCGCTCCTCCGAGCCCAGGCCAAAACTTCACTGATCAACAAAGGCCCGTCTAGAATATATCTCCCCGATATGAAAGCTGATTGTGTTTCATTCGTAATGATATCCATGACATTCTTTAATCTATTCTCCTCAAAAATTGGTGGATAAAAGAGTGGTATGGGAAGAGTTGAAAAGGCTTATTGTTGCGGATGAGAACTATTGGATTGTGGGAGGCGATTTCAATTGCGTTAGAGATAGTATGGAAAGGCGAAACTCGAAATTTAATATGGTAGAAGCACGGGAATTTAATGAGTTTTTGGAGGAGACTGGTTTGTTTGAATTTTTATTACGCGGAAGGAAGTTCACTTTCAAGGCGGGTAACAAATTAAGCCGCATAGATAGAATCTTTGTTTGTTGGAACTTCTTTAACGAATGGCCTAATGCGGAGTATCGAACACTTTCTCGTGAGAAAGATGATCATTGTCCGTTGCTTCTTAAGGTGGAATCTCGCAACTTTGGTGTTAAACCATTTCGTTTTTTTTAATTCATGGATGGAACGGGAGGGTTTCGAGGAAATAGTAAAGAAAGCGTTGGATGATTTTGTGGGAAAGGGACCTCCGGATGTCATCTTACTAAACAAGCTTAAGAAGATTCAGGCAGAGGTTATTATATGGAGTAAATTGGTCAAGGCTAAGGAGGTTGAGGAATTAGAAGGCCTTAAAGTAGAGGTGGATGATTTAGAAGCCATTCTTGACTTTAGGGACCTTTCTGAGGTGGAGAATTGGGTATACATGGAGGCGAAGAAAAGGATCAGTGAGCTAGAACAATTTAAGGTTAAAGATCTTAGACAGAAGGCTCGGGTTCAATGGGCGAAAGATGGAGACGAGAACTCTAGATTTTTTCACGGTATGATAAACAGTAGACGTGTTAGTAACTCAATTCCGGGGTTAACGGTGAATGGGAAATGGGTTTCTAAACCTACGGAGATTAAAAAAAAGGTGTTTCGATTCTTTAGAGACAAATTTGTTGAGAAAATGAAGATTCGACCGGTTCTTGATTGTTATGGGATAAAGAAACTTAACGACCTGGAGGCGAACGAGTTGGTTGGTCAGTTCTCAGAAAAAGGAATAAAAGAGGCCGTTTTTGATTGTGGTAGTGATAAAGCGCCTGGTCCAGACGGTTTTAATTTTCGTTTTATCAAGAGGTATTGGTCTTATTTTTCAGGTGATTTCGTTCAGATTTTTCAGCAATTTTTCAGTTCGGGGGAGATTAGTCGGAAGGTGGGATTGTCATTTATCACATTGGTCCCCAAAGTGACGGATCCAGTGGAATTTGGGGAATATAGACCTATTAATTTGATTGGCGTGATTAGTAAAGTGATCTCCAAGTTAACCTAGCAGATAATCAACCGAATTAACAAAactgaaaaaaatatataaaactaaGATTCAAATCAGAATTCAAACAAACAACTGTTATCAGCTTATAATTAGTAATGAATCTATAAATTGAATGTTTCCGTTAACCTTACAGAGGTTTAAACACATCATAACAGTAAGATCATCATTTACTCCAGCTTGTAATCAGTAGAACACACAAAAACACACTGTTTACTATGAAtaagaaacaataaaaaaatGATAAACTTGCATACGAATTGGTATTATTACCTGGAATCATTGTTAGAGGAAACCCTGCTTGTGGTAGTTGACATGCTTGAAATGATGGAGTAGGAGAGGTGTTGGCGAGTTTGTGAAAGTACGCCAGATTTCTCCTATCTATATAAAGGTGAAGTTAAACAATAATCCCTAcaatcttgtttttttttttaaattcaaattaCAAATTTCCTGGAATTAGTTAGTTTAtccatatagtttgactttttaaataaCCCATGTACGCACAACCACTAGAAGCCTGCTTCGAAAGAAGTCTGCTTCGAAAGAAGCCTGCTTCGAAAGAAGCTTCCTGAAAATAATAGTCAACTTCAAATACATAAACTTGTTCTCATATACAAACATAATCGGAAGACAAATTCTGATAAATCAAAACTGAACCACACGAAAAATGCTACAAAACCGTGATTTTTTACCTTCTTGTATGCTGAAGCCTTATCAAGAGTTGTAAAAACGCCAGAAGACTCTACAACATAGTCAGCTCCAAAATCACCCCAAGGGATGGTTACAGGGTCTCTGAACATGTATGAAGTTAACGTTTAGGCTAAAACAAATAGAAGCTCATTTTACAAGTACAAATGTAAAAAAAGTTATTAACCAAACGAAGACCACTTATATACATTTGGCTAGTAACTTTAATATGCTTCCCATTGATTTCCAAAGTGGATTCATTAACAACCCAGATGGTTCCTTTAAATGGGCCATGTGTAGAATCATACTTCAACATGTAAGCCTGGAGAAGACATTCATTTCATGGCTATCTTTCAAATACATTTTTATAACCCTCATATATACTAATATGTCCAATTAACATTTAGTTGTATGTTTCATTGCATGACATTTAAAAGGCCAGAGTTGATGCACCATCGAGCAATATTTGGACTTAAAAAGACCAAAACATTAGACCAATCACTGATCAAAAGGAATCATAGTTATTGTAAAGTTCATCTTTACCATGTACTTGGAATCAATAAAAGGGTCGTTGACCGCAACAACCTCGATATCATCTCTAAATGTTGCTATTCTCAATACCAGCCTCCCAATTCTTCCAAAACCTGCAAGGTTAACATGACAATGCTCTTCAATCTTGACGCTTATAgaccataacaaaaaaaaaatgatatacATGTTCACTTTCATAAGATAATGTAATTTGTCAAAACTGAAGCCCCAATTTCAATCTCATCCACCTTAAATGAGCACAGTTAGCACATAAATTGCCTGAATATCACATCACCATACTTAAAAAGAAGAACTAAAAACAACAATAACATACCATTAATTCCAACCTTAGTCTTCCCACTGGTACCAGACTCAATAAAACATTCAATTTGTCAGAAAAAAGTAAGAAACAGTTGAAGCATTTAATCAAACAGGTAAAGTGCATGTTATAAACGCATTAACATCTTCTTACTCATAATAATTGACGGCATCTGCGTAGCAGTAGCCTTAAATATCAAACAATTTCTTCGTGAATGCAGTATCTCCTGGTCTGGTGCGAACTTTCAGTTTTCATTGTCGAATTTGCCTCGTAAGATGTTTAAACACTCTCTTTTCCAACCATCGTATTGTTCGTTCACGAATATAAGACCAGTGGGTAGTTTGCTTTGAATGCTAGCTTTAATATTGCTACATTTCTTTGAACCACCAGAAGCCTGCTTCGAAAGAAGCCTGCTTCGAAAGAAGCCTGCTTCGAAAGAAGCCTGCTTCGAAAGAAGCCTGCTTCGAAAGAAGCCTGCTTCGAAAGAAGCCTGCTTCGAAAGAAGCCTGCTGTTGGgaattgaaccctatcagaggactagataattaaagccaaaactggatcagggcagtggatctagaataagcagatgttatgcttcaaatctctccccttgaaagtggtttcaacatctgctgacctccaatCTACTGATCTTTACAAACTGCTGACCAACAGCTGTTGCCCAAGATAAAGACTGATGtaagactaaagctctgctgttcaatctactgctatgagtcaagctctgctgaaTATGTAAAGTGCTGCTGGATTCACATTAGTGGAAagatgcagcagtagtttagtttactTTATGAATTGTATTGTAATAACAGCTGTTAGCATAAGCAGagtttgtataggtcagatgttagagtttgttaggaggttagatgtcactttcatggtgatgtcagcaaagatgctcagtggtttgtctcgtgcctataaatagaacagtgctctgtactgttctattagctcttcaccatctttctcctgcacgaacaaacgattgtgagctcaggctgagggggagtttgtaaccatacatgcaattgtaatcagtgtttgaaataaattctaacgtaaaacacaatcaatccaaactcagatcctaacaattggtatcagagctcggacaatcaaatttgatttaacaatcattttgacataaatagttcagctcacaatcgttgatactgatagtttgttcgttttgttgaaaaacagagcaaggtttaatcaccattaaagttgattaatcagtgcctgtaaaacaactaGGATgccgtcacaatcacaagatgataagaataacattggctctcttttcaaaccacccatgcttaaacgtaatgaatacaacatctgggagagaaggatgggtcacatcattgctcaacagaatactggatgttggaggtctgttgtttttggtccccatgttcctatggtgccaagtgctgaggatgcaaagaagttcgtacctaaaccaactgaaaattatactgaaactgactttcaaaagttcgaacttgatgccaaagcatttagcatcatagcatctgcattacccaatgaaatctatgctggactgttacattgtaacagtgccaaagagctatgggatgcactgaaggaacagtttgggggaacagaagaggttattgaaaacaatagggaaattctgaatcagcagtaagAAACATTctgtcacatcaagggtgaatcattgacCCAACAGTTTGAACGATTCGATTGTCTCATTAGTGTGCTaagacttgttaaagttacatttccaaatgcaactcaaaatagcaggtttcttagatcactacctgaaaaatgggatacaattgctttTGTTACTAGAAATTCAGccgagttcaaagatctgaccctgacccaactccatggtagactcctgacctatgaaagggagttaaactagaaaaggaagttgcaagagtctggtaaagttgctgatgattattcatttggcagcacaactctttttggtcaggaagaatctggtagcagtagtaaggatcagagttatgatcattttattgacataactgctggtggaaattttaactctgattctcactctgcaaattatgctttcactgcaaactgtgaaaaccagatgtcagacaacttgtgctttgaactaaatgatttgcaacactttgatcccactgacttagaagaaatggacattttgcatcaatcggctttgcttagtgtaagaacaagcaaattctacaaaagaacagggagaaaattcctagggttgcatgggaatttaagggtgggaTTAGATAAATCAAAACTGAAATGCtacaagtgcaataggctaggtcattttgctagggaatgcaggagtcaaaccactggtccaataataactcatcctgtgacacctgtgtcacttcaaccatcaaacaaatgccaaaccaaggaaatattgtatttcatacttgggatttgtataaatatgtgtatgctttgcacatatcaattcttgttcaatttcatactctacaacgctttctggagaattatacgcaaactggtgcataaacatactcagtttaatgcgacaaatactccgggagaccatcatacacttaacataccttaaataacctttacataacttagaaataagttttgaaggctttggtatggcaaaaacaaacttttggatcattcagggactaaaagtgtcaaaaagtgcataagtttgcactttcgcgcataactcacgttctgaatacatccggacatccaaaaatttatgtaagcatccttatattatgccttagtgtttggcatgagaaaaatccattcgtcgcgtcatttggatcgtctttcacgcttatgcgcattccgtcgtaattaagcgaacatcgcgatcgtacggccaaacgaaccgacatccggaatatttttgagcatatttcaagtcccctacactttaacttcatcttagagccttgaaatgaggttaacggggcttaaacgtgccaaaaatgggccaaaatacgtgtttctgaagtgcagggaccaaaattgaaaattctggtctgggaaccttaggcggggcgcgtaaggatttgccaaatccttacgcggggcgcgtgaacatgtctgacagaaagattttgcaataaatgcagaatctggcctttcgttcgatcaaagggcaatgcctcttcacccaatgaagggccaaagGCCAAGTTCTCTGAACTTATCCActagacacatgtacgcacgagatcaaagcacgatattcgataaaacgatcctaacggttccacttttcctataaataccccccccccttttgtgtaaaaacccacaaatcagatctaaatgctctaagttgatgcttttgcttcatacctgagctattggatcttgattag
It encodes:
- the LOC110904618 gene encoding glyceraldehyde-3-phosphate dehydrogenase GAPCP2, chloroplastic-like translates to IESGTSGKTKVGINGFGRIGRLVLRIATFRDDIEVVAVNDPFIDSKYMAYMLKYDSTHGPFKGTIWVVNESTLEINGKHIKVTSQIDPVTIPWGDFGADYVVESSGVFTTLDKASAYKKEASFEAGFFRSRLLSKQASSGCAYMDRRNLAYFHKLANTSPTPSFQACQLPQAGFPLTMIPVNSVFLCVLLITSWSK